One window from the genome of Oncorhynchus gorbuscha isolate QuinsamMale2020 ecotype Even-year linkage group LG14, OgorEven_v1.0, whole genome shotgun sequence encodes:
- the LOC123995297 gene encoding actin-related protein 10-like, whose amino-acid sequence MPLFEGLGSGGEKTAVVIDLGAAYTKCGFAGETGPRFIIPSEIQKPGQQQSIKVVQYNINTEELYSNLKEFIHTLYFRHLLVNPRDRRVLIIESILCPSHFRETLTKVFFKQFEVPSVLFAPSHLMSIMSLGINSGLVMDCGYTETLVLPVYECIPILSAWEALPLGGKAIHKELDGLLVEQCTVDSDSSTGQSLPTVIGSIPEEVVEDIKVRTCFVSDLKRGLKIQEAKFNLEGTAERPTPPPDVDYPLDGEKILHIKGTIRDSVMEMLFEQDNEEKSVATLVLDTLVKCPIDTRKALSENLVIIGGTAMLPGFLHRLLAEIRLLVDKPKYRDALATKSFRLHSPPAKPNCTAWLGGAIFGALQDILGSRSVSRDYYNQTGRIPDWCCLSSPLPESVYDAGKTPPPLMKRAFSTEK is encoded by the exons atgccCTTGTTTGAAGGGTTGGGGAGTGGAGGGGAAAAAACTGCAGTCGTCATTGATTTAGGAGCAGCCTACACAAA GTGTGGCTTTGCTGGAGAAACGGGGCCCAGGTTCATCATTCCTAGTGAGATACAGAAGCCGGGACAACAGCAG TCTATCAAAGTGGTTCAGTACAACATcaacacagaggaactctactCCAACCTCAAGGAGTTCATCCACACGCTCTACTTCAG GCATCTGCTGGTGAACCCCCGTGACAGGAGAGTGCTGATCATCGAGTCCATCCTCTGTCCCTCCCACTTCAGAGAAACCCTCACCAAAGTCTTCTTCAAACAGTTTGAG GTGCCCTCAGTGCTGTTTGCTCCCAGTCACCTCATGTCCATCATGTCTCTGGGCATCAACTCAGGCCTGGTGATGGACTGTGGCTACACTGAGACACTGGTGCTGCCTGTGTATGAGTGCATCCCCATCCTGTCAGCCTGGGAAGCCCTGCCTTTGGGTGGCAAGGCCATTCATAA GGAGTTGGATGGGCTCCTGGTGGAACAGTGTACAGTAGACTCAGACTCCAGTACTGGACAGAGTCTCCCTACAGTCATTG GCTCCATCCCAGAGGAAGTTGTGGAAGATATCAAGG TCAGGACCTGTTTTGTCAGTGACCTAAAGAGAGGCCTGAAGATCCAGGAGGCCAAGTTTAACCTAGAGGGCACGGCTGAG CGACCAACACCACCCCCTGATGTTGACTACCCATTGGATGGGGAGAAGATTCTGCATATCAAGGGAACAATCAG GGACTCTGTGATGGAGATGCTGTTTGAGCAGGACAATGAGGAGAAGAGTGTGGCCACTCTAGTGCTTGACACTCTGGTCAAG TGTCCCATTGACACTCGTAAGGCGCTATCTGAAAACCTGGTCATTATCGGGGGCACGGCCATGCTGCCTGGCTTCCTGCACCGGCTCCTGGCTGAGATACGCCTCCTGGTGGACAAACCCAAGTATCGCGACGCCCTGGCCACCAAGAGCTTCAGGCTGCACAGTCCTCCAGCCAAACCCAACTGCACCGCATGGCTCGGAG GAGCGATCTTTGGAGCACTGCAAGACATCCTGGGTAGTCGTTCTGTGTCGCGCGACTATTACAACCAGACAGGCCGTATCCCCGACTGGTGCTGTCTCAGCTCCCCGCTGCCAGAATCAGTCTATGATGCAGGGAAAACCCCCCCACCACTCATGAAGAGAGCCTTCTCCACAGAGAAataa